One part of the Aspergillus luchuensis IFO 4308 DNA, chromosome 5, nearly complete sequence genome encodes these proteins:
- a CDS encoding uncharacterized protein (SECRETED:SignalP(1-20);~antiSMASH:Cluster_5.1): MWFMRYVAAAAVMGAPLVHAVDIRLYWDMFAAGCDDTSSYSQCSNIAAGVCCSYTSGVFAVKGIGLDTVGVPDQVSAFIGATGQCKSACDSKGGDHTECVDCSFTILGGGAWFHFNSKRAAMETTHTVMADIIGLYDTSLGSHRHFNISSGVPGDIIAEIDSAARNNTRVEDLNPVVLPYEIP, encoded by the exons ATGTGGTTCATGCGGTatgtggcagcagcagcagtgatgGGAGCCCCGCTTGTTCATGCTGTGGATATTCGGCTGTACTGGGACATGtttgctgctggttgtgacGATACCAGCTCATATTCCCAGTGCTCGAATATCGCGGCTGGGGTCTGTTGCTCCTATACCAGCGGGGTTTTCGCAGTGAAAGGTATTGGACTCGATACCGTCGGGGTGCCTGATCAA GTATCAGCATTTATCGGCGCAACAGGCCAATGTAAAAGCGCCTGTGACTCTAAAGGCGGAGACCATACCGAATGTGTTGATTGCAGTTTCACTATCCTGGGCGGAGGTGCTTGGTTCCACTTCAACTCGAAACGAGCAGCTATGGAGACCACGCATACAGTAATGGCTGATATAATCGGCTTGTATGACACTTCCCTGGGCAGCCACCGCCACTTTAACATAAGCTCCGGGGTGCCTGGCGACATTATTGCGGAAATTGATTCGGCTGCGAGGAACAACACTCGGGTCGAGGATCTCAATCCTGTCGTCCTACCGTATGAGATCCCTTGA
- a CDS encoding uncharacterized protein (COG:S;~EggNog:ENOG410Q2IR;~antiSMASH:Cluster_5.1), whose amino-acid sequence MSIPQPVSDPSLLQEFCLTEDLSRLSIDQESEPRIRQAKLALLHPLRKANILESCRCRTDAPTDQLCHYTCDRSRHEFLNLHPLGKTWRKELMKIPPFSRLIFDLTLPPHSPNDNTTETPNGWIHWDTSMPQEASLGIHAKEVANIVTTIALTTRMRMKGDEVSFGIIYDPTDGAHVRNMKGIQKQLAALGTATSPEMHDEKVGTSADLPRNDHHGSDSSIYGSGVVLAQNCRSSE is encoded by the coding sequence ATGTCCATACCTCAGCCTGTTTCTGATCCCAGCTTGCTGCAGGAATTTTGTCTCACTGAGGATCTGTCTCGGCTTAGCATTGATCAGGAGTCCGAGCCTCGTATCCGTCAGGCAAAGCTAGCTTTGTTACACCCTCTCAGGAAAGCAAATATACTTGAATCATGCCGCTGCCGAACAGACGCCCCCACAGATCAACTGTGTCATTACACGTGCGATAGATCCCGGCACGAGTTCCTCAATCTGCATCCACTGGGCAAGACCTGGAGGAAGGAGCTCATGAAGATCCCACCTTTTTCCCGTCTCATATTCGATCTCACGTTACCGCCACATTCTCCCAATGACAACACCACCGAGACCCCCAACGGATGGATCCACTGGGATACATCTATGCCCCAAGAAGCCAGTCTTGGCATTCATGCTAAAGAAGTTGCGAATATTGTCACAACAATTGCTTTAACGACAAGAATGCGGATGAAGGGCGACGAGGTTTCCTTTGGTATCATTTATGACCCGACTGACGGGGCACATGTCAGGAATATGAAGGGTATACAGAAGCAACTTGCTGCTCTGGGTACGGCTACTTCCCCCGAGATGCATGATGAGAAAGTGGGTACCTCGGCGGATCTCCCCCGCAACGACCATCATGGCTCGGACAGCTCTATCTACGGCTCGGGTGTGGTGCTTGCGCAGAACTGTAGATCCTCGGAATAA
- a CDS encoding putative secondary metabolism biosynthetic enzyme (COG:Q;~EggNog:ENOG410PFKE;~InterPro:IPR036291,IPR013968;~antiSMASH:Cluster_5.1), which translates to MVLADAPLDNMTRAKGSAATAPKIKGSWSLHQILGQNVDFFVLLSSVSGTIGNSAQSNYSAGNTFDDSLAAHRRSLGLPAISLNLRHVGRPTL; encoded by the coding sequence ATGGTCCTGGCTGATGCTCCCTTGGACAACATGACGAGAGCCAAAGGGAGCGCGGCCACGGCGCCTAAGATCAAGGGCTCCTGGAGCCTGCATCAAATCCTCGGGCAAAATGTTGACTTTttcgtcctcctctcctccgtctccggcACTATCGGGAACAGCGCGCAGTCCAACTACAGTGCTGGTAATACCTTCGATGATTCCCTTGCCGCCCACCGACGAAGCTTGGGTCTTCCTGCCATTAGCTTAAACCTCCGTCATGTCGGGAGGCCGACACTGTAG
- a CDS encoding uncharacterized protein (COG:I;~EggNog:ENOG410PM3W;~antiSMASH:Cluster_5.1): protein MDFHVRSLHASSRRRLANALASWKKGGLTTMQRNLAQQNLAQQQVRDALCENLAEAGVAVELISWGDGDHPAFQDGIQYAPAAGLVPSVHAEYPQLNLAHLDLSPSGKEPRSAARKIYKGIASTSTSLNSSDRHLETDLVEQHGRVLIPRLLADASLDAENALQAQLPGIIPARLSEIQEELTPQNSAGTAQWVAVSEAIMTAPPRCLAEPQLRTRFQLQWAIGRRGQSHFLATNPAPGVIGSGDAFSVIGFRGPNDLVDVRDSALRRALVLVDQWLDLETFVVVPERDDLRGNARCTTLTGISRSVSLSIRNTGSRGGLGLVFTSITNTPSLPHLVTSMEPRGQIVTINADPRAEEALRTLTSQHGMVRPWASLKPKGPSLQDAHRAVLQTLENSPMTLPAPPASSQYSVSNLDLILQSEQVILSIAPD, encoded by the exons ATGGATTTTCATGTGCGATCGCTTCACGCGTCCAGCCGGCGTCGTTTAGCCAATGCGCTGGCCTCATGGAAGAAAGGCGGTCTCACCACAATGCAGCGCAACTTGGCACAACAAAACCTggcccagcagcaggtacGCGATGCTTTGTGTGAGAACCTAGCGGAAGCGGGTGTCGCTGTAGAGCTCATCTCTTGGGGCGATGGAGACCATCCCGCATTTCAAG ACGGGATCCAATATGCGCCGGCAGCTGGACTCGTTCCAAGTGTTCATGCCGAGTATCCGCAGTTGAACCTTGCCCATCTCGATCTTTCACCTTCAGGGAAAGAGCCCAGAAGCGCCGCCCGGAAGATTTACAAAGGCATAGCCTCGACGTCAACAAGCTTGAACTCCAGCGATAGACACTTGGAGACCGACCTGGTCGAGCAACACGGCAGGGTCCTCATACCTCGCCTATTGGCGGACGCGTCTCTGGATGCTGAAAACGCCTTACAAGCGCAGTTGCCCGGTATCATCCCGGCAAGATTGAGCGAGATTCAGGAAGAACTGACGCCGCAGAACTCCGCAGGAACCGCTCAGTGGGTGGCTGTATCTGAGGCTATAATGACAGCCCCACCGAGG TGTCTCGCCGAACCTCAGCTTCGCACTCGGTTCCAG CTTCAATGGGCGATCGGACGGCGAGGCCAAAGTCATTTTCTGGCAACGAATCCAGCACCGGGAGTCATCGGCTCTGGGGACGCCTTCAGTGTCATCGGATTCAGAGGCCCAAACGATTTGGTTGACGTTCGGGATTCCGCTTTGCGCCGGGCGCTGGTGTTAGTCGACCAGTGGCTGGACCTGGAGACCTTTGTCGTGGTGCCGGAGCGTGACGACCTTCGGGGGAATGCGCGCTGCACGACTCTAACGGGCATTTCCCGCTCGGTCTCGCTTTCGATCCGCAACACTGGCTCGCGCGGCGGCCTTGGCCTGGTCTTTACCTCCATAACCAACACACCCAGCCTACCGCATCTGGTGACCAGCATGGAACCTCGTGGACAGATTGTCACCATCAATGCCGATCCACGCGCGGAAGAAGCACTGCGCACTCTCACGAGTCAACATGGCATGGTACGCCCATGGGCGTCCTTGAAGCCCAAGGGGCCTAGCTTGCAGGATGCACATCGAGCGGTGCTTCAGACCCTAGAGAATAGCCCCATGACTTTACCCGCACCACCGGCCTCGTCGCAGTATTCGGTCTCCAACCTGGATTTGATACTTCAATCCGAGCAGGTGATTTTGTCCATTGCGCCGGACTAA
- a CDS encoding putative secondary metabolism biosynthetic enzyme (COG:I;~EggNog:ENOG410PM3W;~InterPro:IPR020807,IPR042104;~antiSMASH:Cluster_5.1), which translates to MIRFADTSWALSPPCTRAPQKTNFERSGQEELTNQRQRLLDDQVLATRVVDRQAFYARLAAIGLNYGPTFQGLKGRRVTPHTNTVFGVLAIPDINSVMAMQFECPHLIHPAALDSAFQMAFAAAIPEKPLNQAAVPVSMERIFVAAEMPRGAEITCVGTASARRIEKAIVARHAVCR; encoded by the coding sequence ATGATTCGGTTCGCCGACACGTCGTGGGCACTATCACCGCCGTGTACCAGAGCTCCACAGAAAACGAATTTTGAACGCTCAGGCCAGGAGGAGTTGACCAACCAGCGGCAGAGGCTGCTTGACGACCAGGTGCTGGCGACAAGGGTAGTTGACCGCCAGGCCTTTTACGCCCGCTTAGCGGCTATTGGTCTCAATTACGGGCCGACGTTTCAAGGGCTGAAAGGGCGGCGTGTGACGCCGCATACTAACACTGTGTTTGGTGTCCTGGCCATTCCTGATATCAATTCCGTCATGGCAATGCAATTCGAATGCCCTCACCTTATTCATCCGGCCGCCCTGGACTCTGCATTTCAAATGGCCTTTGCCGCCGCCATTCCTGAAAAGCCTCTGAATCAAGCGGCCGTCCCGGTTTCCATGGAAAGGATATTCGTCGCCGCCGAGATGCCCAGGGGCGCTGAAATCACGTGTGTGGGCACTGCATCTGCGCGTCGCATTGAAAAGGCCATAGTTGCAAGACATGCTGTTTGCCGATAA
- a CDS encoding uncharacterized protein (antiSMASH:Cluster_5.1) yields the protein MHDTSQHRISTRPQLVSLQNLQTPSSVNNQQLASNLLAFDIYPFAINMLQNNRTAALLELVRLKKSVRTCGLRTHFLETRRRIGPKSNRCPLRSPDEVPPKYYYERKEALQTCLWGIIVGPRNDRMHQ from the coding sequence ATGCATGATACATCACAACACCGTATATCAACTCGCCCACAACTCGTCTCCCTTCAAAATCTCCAAACACCAAGTTCTGTCAACAATCAACAACTGGCAAGTAATCTCTTGGCCTTCGATATCTATCCATTTGCCATCAACATGTTGCAAAATAACCGCACGGCGGCTCTATTGGAGTTGGTGAGACTGAAAAAGAGTGTCCGTACATGCGGCTTGAGGACACACTTCTTGgagacgagaaggaggatcGGCCCTAAATCCAACCGCTGTCCACTTCGGTCTCCTGACGAAGTTCCGCCAAAGTATTATtacgaaagaaaagaagctctTCAAACGTGCCTGTGGGGTATTATTGTTGGACCCCGTAACGATCGCATGCATCAATAG
- a CDS encoding S8/S53 family peptidase (COG:O;~EggNog:ENOG410Q86P;~InterPro:IPR036852,IPR000209,IPR015500;~MEROPS:MER0000320;~PFAM:PF00082;~TransMembrane:3 (i395-413o419-436i622-645o);~go_function: GO:0004252 - serine-type endopeptidase activity [Evidence IEA];~go_function: GO:0008236 - serine-type peptidase activity [Evidence IEA];~go_process: GO:0006508 - proteolysis [Evidence IEA]) yields the protein MKTKITMDRNGCLFDCSDAQLHETKLASGSELSDKFWDHLKGAHQCLRDYRRYNDPTKPDRRVKIAILDSGADLSHPKIRHQIDEIEEYNPEPVVLHSFVDLDGSPDPLGHGTHITSTILSIASGAKLFVGRVVGKDKKVDPEALAEAINHAVETWEVDIISLSLGFPRPSEDLTKSIRNALHKEKLIFAAVSNNGGALPIGISWPARETKVFGVFSSNFHGERSEFNPNVNDDDTFSRYKFLGEAVKSAWLNCEERRMTGTSVATPIAASTAALFLEYIRGNMVATHDITSMAEIERCARMPDGMRRIFALAGKTRETHEFLRYVTPWSLLDHENQRFIINRVDQSLLDLQLVDYDKKFASLEKDSSSVRGFLSDQKKRLDSNQKTFENAKSELRTHVLSILGVTVLGAGSVDVAFPLAKWVTGPLALGAIWWLLSSARDSQSTILTDFKERATDVKPTIGEAIQLSDKNKSEGDRVMNELLNLLARIIEHHESHTQVPKPESHQLEEKLMQLELHIIQETVLHRASSTSQNAQVQDLMVKLEKLVNEGTGKGLFGEECEHNELAKSAMEVLNRAIGVVLTAQQAQKEIDEVTKQMESQELKASADLAEKKKKENGGKLEWLYWFLLWVGITGVVLVLVMAIVAA from the exons ATGAAGACAAAAATCACAATGGATCGCAACGGCTGCTTATTTGATTGCTCTGATGCTCAGTTGCACGAAACCAAGCTTGCAAG TGGCAGTGAGTTGAGTGACAAATTTTGGGACCACCTCAAAGGTGCCCATCAGTGCCTTCGCGATTATCGTCGCTACAACGATCCAACAAAGCCCGATAGACGGGTCAAAATTGCAATCCTTGACAGCGGTGCCGACTTGAGCCATCCAAAGATTAGACATCAAATCGACGAGATCGAAGAATACAACCCGGAGCCAGTGGTCTTACACAGCTTTGTGGACCTAGATGGTAGTCCAGACCCTCTTGGCCATGGCACTCATATCACTTCCACAATCCTATCTATTGCAAGCGGTGCAAAGCTCTTTGTGGGACGTGTCGTCGGAAAAGATAAGAAGGTGGATCCTGAGGCCTTAGCAGAG GCTATAAATCACGCAGTTGAAACCTGGGAGGTAGATATCATATCATTATCTCTTGGGTTCCCAAGGCCATCAGAGGATTTGACCAAATCAATTCGAAATGCGCTTCATAAAGAGAAGCTCATATTCGCCGCGGTATCAAACAACGGGGGGGCTTTGCCAATTGGCATATCATGGCCAGCACGGGAGACCAAGGTCTTTGGAGTATTTTCTTCCAATTTTCACGGAGAAAGATCGGAATTCAACCCCAACGTAAATGACGATGACACGTTTTCCCGATACAAGTTTCTCGGCGAGGCTGTAAAATCAGCGTGGCTAAATTGCGAAGAAAGGCGGATGACCGGCACGTCGGTTGCAACACCAATAGCGGCATCTACTGCAGCATTATTCCTCGAATATATTAGAGGGAATATGGTGGCAACACATGACATCACAAGCATGGCTGAAATTGAGCGTTGTGCAAGGATGCCAGATGGCATGCGCCGGATATTTGCCCTAGCGGGAAAAACGAGAGAAACTCATGAGTTTCTTAGATACGTTACTCCCTGGTCTCTTCTTGACCATGAGAATCAGcgctttataattaataggGTTGATCAGTCCCTGTTGGATCTGCAGTTGGTCGACTACGATAAGAAGTTCGCAAGCCTCGAAAAGGACAGCAGCTCTGTTCGCGGTTTTCTGTCggatcagaagaagagactGGATAGCAACCAGAAAACGTTTGAAAACGCCAAATCTGAGCTGAGAACTCATGTCCTAAGCATCTTGGGTGTCACAGTTCTTGGAGCTGGCTCTGTGGATGTGGCTTTTCCGCTGGCTAAGTGGGTAACTGGTCCCCTGGCTCTCGGAGCGATATGGtggcttctttcttctgcaaGAGATAGTCAAAGTACAATCTTGACAGATTTCAAAGAACGAGCGACAGATGTTAAGCCGACAATTGGGGAGGCCATCCAGCTGAGCGATAAGAATAAATCCGAGGGTGACAGGGTGATGAATGAGTTACTCAATCTCCTGGCACGTATTATTGAACATCATGAGAGCCACACGCAAGTCCCAAAGCCGGAATCACAtcagctggaagagaagTTGATGCAATTGGAACTCCACATCATACAAGAAACTGTACTTCATCGTGCTTCGTCTACGTCACAGAATGCACAAGTGCAAGATCTCATGGTGAAACTCGAAAAATTGGTCAATGAAGGTACAGGAAAAGGGCTCTTTGGGGAAGAATGCGAGCATAATGAACTAGCTAAAAGCGCAATGGAAGTACTCAATCGGGCAATAGGAGTTGTCTTGACGGCACAACAAGCTCAGAAAGAGATCGATGAAGTCACAAAACAAATGGAGTCACAAGAGCTGAAAGCGAGCGCGGACCtagctgagaagaagaaaaaggaaaatgggGGTAAACTGGAATGGCTTTATTGGTTCTTGCTCTGGGTCGGGATCACTGGAGttgtactagtactagttatGGCTATTGTCGCAGCTTAA
- a CDS encoding uncharacterized protein (COG:S;~EggNog:ENOG410PXBA), whose protein sequence is MKKSYFLMRNQDYEYKPGESVGWFNLGSILTKPNDPESLLEGYSIVPPHHDMPIKFAWKQDFKSNCEVRTSRGYGIFAKFLETLLVPLGLNSTYTRDSMRANEVCLPRLETYFMTPTKPYLDEVLGTPAVQKFLREKNFFNSPYIVTGIRVARHGSGSNMTSESVGIDFGVDMDAGAASGVPGILSVGPSVSRAAGATEKNEYATSSNYIYAYRLAKIHYSISQSRAKLAYMKGELYDFDGSEQLCLPAEASITTCEARMDLIEGWVPTGYLALELKDEDEEPCQILLSKA, encoded by the coding sequence atgaagaaatcaTATTTTCTTATGCGAAATCAAGACTACGAGTACAAACCAGGTGAATCAGTAGGATGGTTCAACCTCGGCTCGATATTGACCAAACCCAACGACCCTGAGTCTTTACTAGAAGGATACTCGATTGTACCGCCTCATCACGATATGCCGATTAAATTTGCTTGGAAACAAGATTTCAAAAGCAATTGTGAAGTGCGAACCTCACGAGGATATGGAATTTTCGCAAAATTTCTCGAGACCCTACTCGTCCCTCTGGGACTAAACAGCACCTACACTCGTGATAGTATGCGCGCAAATGAGGTCTGCCTGCCACGGCTAGAGACATACTTCATGACGCCAACAAAACCTTACCTCGACGAAGTGTTGGGTACGCCGGCCGTTCAAAAGTTTCTTCGCGAGAAGAACTTTTTCAATAGCCCATACATTGTCACTGGTATCAGAGTTGCGAGGCATGGCAGTGGCTCGAATATGACCAGTGAATCTGTCGGTATTGATTTCGGTGTTGATATGGATGCCGGGGCTGCTTCTGGCGTTCCGGGAATACTGAGTGTTGGCCCCAGTGTAAGCCGCGCTGCTGGAGCAACAGAAAAGAACGAATATGCGACGAGCTCGAACTACATCTACGCTTATCGACTCGCGAAGATCCATTACTCAATAAGCCAAAGTCGGGCCAAGTTGGCGTATATGAAAGGCGAGTTATACGACTTTGATGGTTCAGAACAACTTTGTCTACCCGCTGAAGCGAGCATAACGACATGTGAGGCTCGTATGGACTTAATCGAAGGATGGGTGCCAACTGGATATTTGGCTCTTGAATTaaaggacgaggatgaagagccaTGTCAGATACTCCTGTCAAAAGCCTAA